The Scomber japonicus isolate fScoJap1 chromosome 8, fScoJap1.pri, whole genome shotgun sequence genome has a segment encoding these proteins:
- the LOC128362827 gene encoding uncharacterized protein LOC128362827 has translation MIMLWVTLLVLHQGYALIPVIKVQLGEPANLTCAFSDDKFSYKDLYWYKQSAGDTLKLIVKVRKSAPPDYAPEFPPSRIHVQRDENYIKMTILKTTEEDEGMYHCGVEEWKNTTWSGTYLLVKGNSERTSNYTVVQQPTVSDPVRPGDSETLQCSVLSDSGNKTCSGGLSVYWFRTGSDGSHPDFIYTDGSSPDACRNKSDMNLSPKNCDYHFSKKVSSSDSGTYYCAVATCGKILFGNGTKVELVKMTHSAFIGIVILTVCLAVSVVANIVLICNRSPRVCEQCKAAALQTYIETASDDQQRYEDMLVYSATTKQTTDKAGKRNAKASMENCVYTNVFYLLKKQN, from the exons ATGATCATGTTGTGGGTAACACTGCTTGTCCTTCATCAAGGAT ATGCGCTGATTCCAGTGATCAAGGTTCAACTTGGTGAACCTGCAAACTTGACATGTGCTTTCTCTGATGATAAGTTTAGCTATAAAGACCTATATTGGTACAAACAGAGTGCTGGTGATACTCTGAAGTTAATTGTTAAAGTTCGTAAATCTGCACCACCTGATTATGCACCAGAGTTTCCTCCCTCAAGAATTCATGTACAAAGAGATGagaattatattaaaatgactATTTTAAAGACAactgaagaagatgaaggaatGTACCACTGTGGAGTCGAGGAGTGGAAGAATACTACATGGAGTGGGACATATTTGTTAGTAAAAG gAAACAGTGAAAGGACATCAAACTATACTGTTGTTCAGCAGCCAACAGTATCTGATCCAGTCCGTCCAGGAGACTCTGAGACTCTCCAGTGTTCAGTCCTCTCTGACTCTGGGAACAAGACGTGTTCAGGAGGACTCAGTGTTTACTGGTTCAGAACCGGATCAGATGGATCTCACCCAGACTTCATCTACACTGATGGAAGTAGCCCTGATGCATGTAGAAATAAATCTGACATGAATTTGTCTCCAAAGAACTGTGACTATCACTTCTCTAAGAAGGTCAGCTCCTCTGATTCTGGGACTTATTACTGTGCTGTGGCCACATGTGGAAAGATATTATTTGGAAATGGAACAAAAGTGGAACTTG taaaaatgacacattcagCATTTATTGGAATAGTGATATTAACAGTCTGCTTGGCCGTTTCTGTTGTTGCAAATATCGTCCTCATCTGCAACCGAAGTCCAAGAGTGTGTGAACAATGTAAAG CTGCTGCTCTGCAAACATATATTGAGACAGCCAGTGATGATCAGCAG AGATATGAAGACATGTTGGTTTATtctgcaacaacaaaacaaacaactgacAAAGCAGGAAAAAGGAACGCAAAAGCATCAATGGAGAATTGTGTCTACACAAATGTCTTCTACTTACttaaaaaacagaattaa
- the LOC128362828 gene encoding uncharacterized protein LOC128362828: MIVQLTALILLTAVSLIQTAEVPHLISLTVVEVGDNVTFHCKVSVKDNFNWYKQSLGEMGQSIASGLKGRITISEQFKESRFNITEVDAHSSLIIRNVSKKDEATYFCQNGALYLPTFFNGTFLVVNDSKQQKSVNVKQSPETASVQLGDAMTSQCSLLSKNTTKNTDQCPGERSVYWFRVGSGGFHPGVGYTHGNRSDEGGERSCVYSLSKTIQDSSDTGTYYCAVVTCGQILFGEGTKVDTIFLIQRPELE; encoded by the exons ATGATCGTACAACTGACTGCTTTGATTCTTCTGACTGCAGTGT ctctgattCAAACTGCAGAGGTTCCTCATCTGATCTCTTTGACTGTGGTTGAAGTTGGTGACAATGTTACATTTCACTGTAAAGTCTCTGTGAAGGACAACTTTAATTGGTATAAACAGTCTCTTGGAGAAATGGGCCAATCAATCGCTTCTGGACTCAAAGGAAGAATTACTATCAGTGAACAATTTAAAGAGTCACGTTTCAACATCACAGAAGTGGATGCTCACTCTTCTCTCATCATCAGAAATGTAAGCAAAAAGGATGAAGCAACATATTTCTGTCAAAATGGAGCATTATATTTACCAACGTTCTTCAATGGCACATTCTTGGTTGTGAACG ACAGCAAGCAGCAGAAATCAGTGAATGTGAAACAAAGTCCAGAGACAGCATCAGTCCAGTTGGGAGACGCGATGACTTCTCAGTGTTCACTGCTCTCCAagaacacaacaaaaaacacagatcaGTGTCCAGGTGAACGCAGTGTGTACTGGTTCAGAGTTGGATCAGGAGGATTTCATCCAGGTGTTGGTTACACTCACGGGAACAGGAGTGatgaaggaggggagaggagctGTGTCTACAGTCTGTCCAAAACTATACAGGACTCCTCTGATACTGGGACTTACTACTGTGCTGTGGTCACATGTGGACAGATCCTGTTTGGAGAAGGAACTAAAGTGGACACAA TTTTTCTGATTCAAAGACCAGAGTTGGAG